In the Micromonospora narathiwatensis genome, one interval contains:
- a CDS encoding dihydrofolate reductase family protein: protein MRKLVLYTLLSVDGVAEDPDRYVFAFDEAMHANLCRVIDTQDAVLLGRRTYDEWAAYWPAVEDHPFADFINGVRKYVVTSTPPAVSWANTTVVSGPIPQYVRDLKEQPGGDIGIHGSIRLARLLIASDLVDELRLVISPTLSGSGRKLFEDDDKLRRLTLSRVEGTSSGALLVDYGLQAKQ, encoded by the coding sequence ATGCGGAAGCTGGTGCTCTACACGCTGTTGTCCGTGGACGGCGTCGCGGAAGATCCGGACCGGTACGTCTTCGCGTTCGATGAGGCGATGCACGCCAACCTCTGCCGTGTCATCGACACCCAGGACGCGGTGCTTCTCGGCCGACGGACCTACGACGAGTGGGCCGCCTACTGGCCAGCGGTGGAGGACCATCCTTTCGCCGACTTCATCAACGGAGTGCGCAAGTACGTCGTCACCTCGACACCTCCGGCGGTGTCGTGGGCCAACACCACCGTCGTGTCGGGCCCCATCCCGCAGTACGTACGCGACTTGAAGGAGCAGCCGGGAGGGGACATCGGCATCCACGGCAGTATTCGGCTCGCTCGTCTCCTGATCGCGTCGGACCTGGTGGATGAGCTACGGCTCGTCATCTCCCCGACGCTGTCGGGGAGCGGTCGCAAGTTGTTCGAGGACGACGACAAGCTGCGAAGGCTGACGCTGTCACGGGTCGAAGGAACATCCTCAGGTGCCCTGCTCGTCGACTACGGACTGCAGGCGAAGCAGTAG
- a CDS encoding MmcQ/YjbR family DNA-binding protein codes for MTDRGDVPPGFLDRLRPICLGLPETYEEPAWVGIRWRVRKRTFAHLLTVGPEHQMAQARAAEPVCVLTFRAPADEVHALVAQGDPFYAPGWGADVLGMAVDDETDWDEVGELLTESYCLLAPRKLVAQVALPIAPHEPGRSAGD; via the coding sequence GTGACCGACCGCGGAGATGTGCCGCCCGGGTTTCTCGATCGGCTGCGGCCCATCTGCCTCGGGCTGCCGGAGACCTACGAGGAGCCGGCGTGGGTGGGCATCCGCTGGCGCGTACGCAAGCGGACCTTCGCCCACCTGCTCACCGTCGGTCCCGAGCATCAGATGGCGCAGGCCCGGGCGGCCGAGCCGGTCTGTGTCCTGACGTTCCGGGCGCCGGCGGACGAGGTGCACGCCCTCGTCGCCCAGGGGGATCCGTTCTACGCGCCCGGCTGGGGTGCCGACGTCCTGGGCATGGCGGTCGACGACGAGACCGACTGGGACGAGGTCGGCGAGTTGCTCACCGAGAGCTACTGCCTGTTGGCACCCAGGAAACTGGTTGCCCAGGTCGCCCTGCCGATCGCACCGCACGAGCCCGGCCGGTCGGCCGGCGATTAG
- a CDS encoding ricin-type beta-trefoil lectin domain protein, with translation MGTLAALLAAAVVAAVGATGAPALAGTSQFKGVNWADPRDNYADNPVVPSGLSTADSYATTYAKATAVIGGFQSNLGANTVRLPINPYTVNGSFWSSYTGAIDAAVDRGFKVILSYWEGTAHKDGLVDDTTAFWSMWQTVVNRYGGNSMVHFEPMNEPFGYSQSAWANLAANWISTYPSVPKNRIFVSGTGYNDDVTSVCADSRLSGTYLSLHHYGFWNSSQSSYWYWANDLRNRIGSCASRTVLDEWGAPMTTGLNYNGPINGNAYIAYIQADSDTLRLLGMGSVYWPGLRTGDSYSMATLGGSGTNLTLTNNNASGVSRLQWAWGLGGSTAAVIRGVGSNRCLDVPGSSTTWGTKLQIWDCNGGGNQSWLLTPSKTLVVYGKLCLDVPGGSVSAGTRVETWDCGGNGNQQWNINSDGTITNVQSGLCLDVTGAGTANGTAVELWYCNGAANQRWTRS, from the coding sequence ATGGGCACCCTCGCCGCCCTGCTCGCCGCCGCGGTCGTCGCCGCGGTGGGCGCGACCGGCGCTCCCGCGCTCGCCGGCACGAGCCAGTTCAAGGGTGTCAACTGGGCCGATCCCCGGGACAACTACGCCGACAACCCGGTCGTGCCGTCTGGGCTGTCCACGGCGGACAGCTACGCCACCACGTACGCCAAGGCGACCGCGGTCATCGGGGGCTTCCAGAGCAACCTCGGCGCGAACACGGTACGACTGCCGATCAATCCGTACACCGTGAACGGGTCCTTCTGGTCGTCGTACACCGGCGCCATCGACGCCGCCGTCGACCGGGGCTTCAAGGTCATCCTCAGCTACTGGGAGGGCACGGCGCACAAGGACGGGCTGGTCGACGACACCACCGCCTTCTGGAGCATGTGGCAGACCGTCGTCAACAGGTACGGCGGCAACAGCATGGTGCACTTCGAGCCGATGAACGAGCCGTTCGGCTACAGCCAGAGCGCGTGGGCGAACCTGGCCGCGAACTGGATCAGCACGTATCCCTCCGTGCCGAAGAACCGGATCTTCGTCAGCGGCACCGGCTACAACGACGACGTCACCAGCGTGTGCGCCGACAGCCGACTGTCCGGAACGTACCTCTCCCTGCACCACTACGGGTTCTGGAACAGCAGCCAGAGCAGCTACTGGTACTGGGCCAACGACCTGCGGAACAGGATCGGCTCGTGCGCCTCCCGCACCGTCCTGGACGAGTGGGGTGCGCCGATGACGACGGGACTGAACTACAACGGCCCGATCAACGGCAACGCCTACATCGCCTACATCCAGGCCGACAGCGACACGCTGCGCCTGCTCGGGATGGGCTCGGTCTACTGGCCGGGGTTGCGCACCGGGGACTCCTACAGCATGGCGACGCTCGGCGGCAGCGGCACCAACCTGACCCTCACCAACAACAACGCCTCCGGCGTCAGCCGACTGCAGTGGGCCTGGGGCCTCGGCGGCTCCACCGCCGCGGTGATCCGTGGGGTCGGCTCCAACCGGTGTCTCGACGTGCCCGGCTCGTCGACCACCTGGGGCACCAAGTTGCAGATCTGGGACTGCAACGGCGGCGGAAACCAGTCCTGGCTGCTGACCCCGTCGAAGACGCTGGTGGTGTACGGAAAGCTGTGCCTCGACGTTCCCGGCGGCAGCGTCTCCGCCGGTACCCGGGTGGAGACCTGGGACTGCGGTGGCAACGGGAACCAGCAGTGGAACATCAACAGCGACGGCACCATCACCAACGTGCAGTCGGGGCTGTGCCTCGACGTGACCGGCGCGGGCACCGCCAACGGCACCGCCGTCGAACTGTGGTACTGCAACGGCGCCGCGAACCAGCGGTGGACCCGCTCCTGA
- a CDS encoding ABC transporter permease, giving the protein MSPEADAPHGASAEPRQPPPAGPLWRPGPLRFVEDTAAIVDLEIRKLRHDPLELLTRAVQPLLWLLVFGTVIAHARAIPTGGLPYLDFLAPGILAQSALFVSIFYGIAVIWERDLGVLNKFLVSPAPRAALVLGKALSAGVRTLAQAVIVYLAAAALGVHLRFAPLALAGVVLTLVLGAAVFATFSLVIACLVRTRERFLGIGQVLTMPLFFASNAIYPVAIMPPALRWLAHANPLTYQVDILRTLMLAGGRSTLGLPLDFAVLIGALVLLVAIAARLYPRAVL; this is encoded by the coding sequence ATGTCGCCAGAGGCAGACGCACCGCACGGCGCCTCGGCTGAGCCGCGGCAGCCGCCCCCCGCCGGCCCACTCTGGCGACCCGGGCCGCTGCGCTTCGTCGAGGACACCGCGGCCATCGTCGACCTGGAGATCCGCAAGCTGCGTCACGACCCGCTCGAACTGCTGACCCGGGCGGTCCAACCGCTTCTGTGGCTGCTCGTGTTCGGCACGGTGATCGCGCACGCCCGCGCCATTCCGACCGGCGGCCTGCCGTACCTCGACTTCCTGGCGCCGGGGATCCTCGCCCAGAGCGCCCTGTTCGTCTCGATCTTCTACGGCATCGCCGTGATCTGGGAACGCGACCTGGGAGTGCTGAACAAGTTCCTGGTCAGCCCCGCGCCACGGGCGGCGCTGGTGCTCGGCAAGGCGTTGTCGGCCGGGGTACGCACCCTCGCCCAGGCGGTGATCGTCTATCTGGCGGCCGCCGCGCTGGGTGTACATCTTCGATTCGCCCCGCTCGCGCTGGCCGGCGTGGTGCTCACACTTGTCCTCGGCGCCGCCGTATTCGCCACCTTCTCCCTCGTCATCGCCTGTCTGGTGCGTACCCGGGAACGGTTCCTCGGCATAGGTCAGGTCCTCACCATGCCGCTCTTCTTCGCCTCCAACGCGATCTACCCGGTCGCGATCATGCCGCCCGCGCTGCGGTGGCTCGCCCACGCCAACCCGCTCACCTACCAGGTCGACATCCTGCGCACCCTGATGCTCGCCGGCGGGCGCAGCACCCTCGGGCTGCCGCTCGACTTCGCGGTGCTGATCGGCGCGCTCGTGCTCCTCGTCGCCATCGCCGCCCGCCTCTACCCTCGCGCCGTGCTCTGA
- a CDS encoding ABC transporter ATP-binding protein → MPGIGTPARGASYARMVRSPTDRPAPEDVVAISGLTRRFGQATVVDHVDLVVPRGVAFGLLGPNGAGKTTMIKMLITLLAPSDGTATIAGCDIRTQPARVRRLVGYVPQLLSADGSLTAEENLLVFARLYHLPRSQRRARIDEALASVGLEGSARELVRNFSGGMVRRLEIVQSMLHRPPVLFLDEPTIGLDPAARRDVWEELRGVTAREDTTLFITTHDMEEAEQLCDQVAIMSQGRLVAHGSPDELKAQVGPDASLDDVFIAMSGGADSAAKGGFRDVARGRRTARRLG, encoded by the coding sequence GTGCCCGGAATCGGAACCCCGGCGCGCGGTGCTTCATATGCTCGGATGGTGCGATCACCGACGGATCGGCCCGCGCCCGAGGACGTCGTGGCCATCAGCGGCCTGACCCGACGGTTCGGGCAAGCGACCGTCGTGGACCACGTCGATCTCGTCGTTCCGCGCGGCGTGGCGTTCGGCCTGCTCGGCCCCAACGGCGCCGGCAAGACCACGATGATCAAAATGCTGATCACGCTGCTCGCCCCGAGCGACGGCACGGCGACGATCGCCGGCTGCGACATCCGTACACAACCGGCACGGGTCCGCCGGCTGGTCGGCTACGTACCGCAACTGCTCTCGGCCGACGGCTCGTTGACCGCGGAGGAGAACCTCCTGGTGTTCGCCCGGCTCTATCACCTGCCGAGGTCGCAGCGGCGGGCACGCATCGACGAAGCGCTCGCGTCGGTGGGGCTGGAGGGATCAGCACGGGAACTGGTACGCAACTTCTCCGGCGGCATGGTCCGCCGGCTCGAAATAGTCCAGTCGATGCTCCACCGGCCTCCGGTGCTGTTCCTCGACGAGCCGACGATCGGCCTGGACCCGGCAGCGCGCCGCGACGTCTGGGAGGAACTGCGCGGGGTCACCGCGCGGGAGGACACCACCCTCTTCATCACCACCCACGACATGGAGGAGGCGGAACAGCTGTGCGATCAGGTGGCGATCATGAGCCAGGGGCGACTGGTCGCACACGGCAGCCCTGACGAACTGAAGGCACAGGTGGGCCCCGACGCCAGCCTCGACGACGTCTTCATCGCCATGAGCGGCGGCGCCGACAGCGCAGCGAAGGGTGGGTTCAGAGATGTCGCCAGAGGCAGACGCACCGCACGGCGCCTCGGCTGA
- a CDS encoding MmcQ/YjbR family DNA-binding protein yields the protein MAGEKEHPLDQVRQICTAFPTVTERLSHGTPTWFVNGRTFVQLWPDGHHRDEFPHLWCAAAPGAQQELVATDSRTFFRPPYVGHRGWVGVRLDRGIDWAEVAELCEDAYRAVAPARLLAQLDAGSTPGSGIRD from the coding sequence ATGGCCGGGGAAAAGGAGCACCCGCTCGATCAGGTACGACAGATCTGCACCGCGTTCCCCACGGTGACGGAGCGGCTGAGCCACGGCACCCCGACCTGGTTCGTCAACGGCAGGACCTTCGTCCAGCTGTGGCCGGACGGGCACCACCGCGACGAGTTCCCCCACCTCTGGTGCGCGGCTGCCCCGGGGGCACAGCAGGAGCTGGTGGCGACGGACTCGCGGACCTTCTTCCGCCCGCCGTACGTCGGGCACCGCGGCTGGGTCGGCGTCCGGCTCGACCGGGGCATCGACTGGGCGGAGGTGGCGGAGCTGTGCGAGGACGCGTACCGCGCGGTCGCCCCCGCACGGCTGCTCGCCCAGCTCGACGCCGGGTCCACCCCCGGCAGCGGAATCCGGGACTGA
- a CDS encoding helix-turn-helix transcriptional regulator, with protein MPGRELRGLLHPFLLLLIFERPGHGYDLIERLETMGVSDVEPGHVYRVLRGLERDRSVISAWETDGAGPARRCYTLTAQGHDDLRSWVTHLTYLNQVVDACVRRSADAFERAAGVGRRDPYAVRG; from the coding sequence ATGCCGGGACGTGAGCTGCGGGGCCTGCTGCACCCGTTCCTCCTGCTGCTGATCTTCGAACGGCCCGGTCACGGGTACGACCTGATCGAGCGGCTTGAGACGATGGGCGTCTCCGACGTCGAGCCGGGTCACGTCTACCGGGTGCTCCGTGGCCTGGAGCGCGACCGGTCGGTGATCTCAGCCTGGGAAACGGACGGCGCCGGGCCGGCGCGCCGGTGCTACACGCTGACGGCCCAGGGTCACGACGACCTCCGCTCGTGGGTCACTCACCTGACGTACCTCAACCAGGTCGTCGACGCCTGCGTGCGGCGCTCGGCGGACGCCTTCGAGCGGGCGGCCGGCGTCGGGCGTCGCGATCCCTACGCCGTTCGAGGTTGA
- a CDS encoding D-sedoheptulose-7-phosphate isomerase has translation MRSPVFPAVDKAFARRLAPGEALAADAERIARTCHEMAVRFHRGGKLIVFGNGGPATDAQHIVVEFVHPVIVGKRALPAISLTNDAATLTGIARADGFDEVFAAQLRLLATPEDIALGLSADGRCANVRRGLATARDLGLLTVGLLGGDGGDIARDAAADHVVIARSDDPCIVKEVHVTIYHILWELVHVFFEQPGLLDRAAAR, from the coding sequence ATGCGATCTCCTGTGTTCCCGGCCGTCGACAAAGCGTTCGCCCGCCGGCTCGCGCCCGGGGAGGCGCTCGCCGCCGACGCGGAACGGATCGCGCGGACCTGCCACGAGATGGCCGTGCGGTTCCATCGCGGCGGCAAGTTGATCGTGTTCGGCAACGGCGGGCCGGCGACCGACGCCCAGCACATCGTGGTCGAGTTCGTCCACCCGGTCATCGTGGGCAAGCGGGCACTGCCGGCGATCTCCCTGACGAACGACGCGGCCACCCTCACCGGGATCGCCCGCGCGGACGGCTTCGACGAGGTGTTCGCCGCACAGCTTCGACTCCTCGCCACTCCGGAGGACATCGCGCTCGGCCTGTCGGCCGACGGCCGGTGCGCCAACGTACGCCGCGGGCTCGCCACGGCCCGCGACCTGGGCCTGCTCACCGTCGGCCTGCTCGGCGGCGACGGCGGTGACATCGCTCGTGACGCGGCCGCCGACCACGTCGTCATCGCCCGCTCCGACGATCCGTGCATCGTCAAGGAGGTGCACGTGACGATCTATCACATCCTGTGGGAACTGGTGCATGTGTTCTTCGAGCAGCCGGGCCTGCTGGACCGGGCGGCGGCCCGGTGA
- a CDS encoding HypC/HybG/HupF family hydrogenase formation chaperone, translating into MSASTGPASECHGDDICITCSDMAVAVRVRELTGDGLAVVETEAGPEEVSVALVEAVPGDVVLVHAKEAIAVVDRIR; encoded by the coding sequence GTGAGCGCGTCGACCGGCCCGGCGTCGGAGTGCCACGGTGACGACATCTGCATCACCTGCTCGGACATGGCCGTGGCCGTCCGGGTCCGGGAGCTGACCGGTGACGGCCTGGCGGTGGTCGAGACCGAGGCCGGCCCGGAGGAGGTCAGCGTCGCCCTGGTCGAGGCGGTGCCGGGCGACGTCGTGCTGGTGCACGCCAAGGAGGCGATCGCAGTGGTGGACAGGATCCGATGA
- a CDS encoding D-sedoheptulose-7-phosphate isomerase encodes MSTRVGGALGALYPFLDDEPADVDAVLAAVATSTREKAAEIVALRGALVAEHGQRLVDCARRCAAAFSAGGTLFAFGNGGSSTDAQDVAQLFLHPPTAARPLPAISLTHDVALITALSNDVGFDVVFARQVAAFGRAGDIAVALSTSGGSTNVLCGLAEAARRGLVTVGIAGYDGGRMAESDVVEHLFVVPSASVHRVQEAQTTLYHVLWELTQQALAGEL; translated from the coding sequence ATGAGCACCCGGGTCGGGGGTGCCCTCGGGGCGCTCTATCCGTTCCTCGACGACGAGCCGGCCGACGTGGACGCGGTGCTCGCCGCGGTCGCGACGTCCACCAGGGAGAAGGCGGCGGAGATCGTGGCGCTGCGCGGGGCGCTGGTCGCCGAGCACGGGCAGCGGCTGGTCGACTGCGCCCGTCGGTGCGCCGCGGCCTTCTCCGCCGGCGGCACGCTGTTCGCGTTCGGCAACGGCGGAAGCAGCACCGACGCCCAGGACGTCGCGCAGTTGTTCCTGCACCCGCCGACGGCCGCCCGCCCGTTGCCGGCCATCTCGCTGACCCACGACGTCGCCCTGATCACGGCACTCTCCAACGACGTGGGATTCGACGTGGTCTTCGCCCGGCAGGTGGCGGCGTTCGGTCGCGCCGGGGACATCGCGGTGGCGTTGTCCACGAGCGGGGGCTCGACCAATGTCCTGTGCGGGCTCGCGGAGGCGGCCCGGCGGGGCCTGGTCACCGTCGGCATCGCCGGATACGACGGCGGCCGGATGGCCGAATCCGACGTCGTCGAGCACCTCTTCGTGGTGCCGTCCGCATCCGTGCACCGGGTGCAGGAGGCGCAGACCACGCTCTACCACGTGCTCTGGGAACTCACCCAGCAGGCCCTGGCCGGCGAACTCTGA